Proteins found in one Acidobacteriota bacterium genomic segment:
- a CDS encoding DUF1844 domain-containing protein, producing the protein MSENPKTIKVVDRRLFTAEGEVRDDVPAESSAPEPAVPAETAAASPAAPADPAAPAAAATPTSPAFLALLDMLAQTGLVYLEGVPDAAGRRQPNVAGARQIVDALLALREKTRGQLSFEETDALEGILGELQLVFTRLAAGARPKGPVPPPAARRG; encoded by the coding sequence ATGTCCGAAAACCCGAAGACCATCAAGGTCGTGGACCGCCGCCTCTTCACCGCGGAGGGCGAGGTCCGTGACGACGTGCCGGCCGAATCGTCGGCGCCGGAGCCGGCTGTGCCCGCGGAGACCGCGGCGGCGAGCCCCGCCGCGCCCGCCGATCCGGCCGCGCCCGCGGCCGCCGCGACGCCCACGAGCCCGGCGTTTCTCGCGCTGCTCGACATGCTGGCCCAGACGGGACTCGTCTACCTGGAAGGAGTCCCCGACGCCGCCGGCCGCCGCCAGCCCAACGTGGCCGGCGCGCGGCAGATCGTCGACGCCCTTCTCGCCCTGAGGGAGAAGACGCGCGGGCAGCTTTCGTTCGAGGAAACCGACGCCCTCGAGGGAATCCTCGGGGAGTTGCAGCTCGTCTTCACCCGGCTCGCGGCCGGCGCCCGTCCGAAGGGTCCGGTCCCGCCGCCAGCCGCGAGGCGCGGCTGA
- a CDS encoding peptidoglycan DD-metalloendopeptidase family protein, which yields MSALYRLGRLGYLRPLAAADSAGSFLNGLRLLTHLARRDASLLARNEEAAATLAAREEELAVKKRELADLLTESRKKEVAFAAARTRKAALLAQVHETARVEQKQVSTLEDKSERLAGLLDLLEGRGRALAPGAASVRKYRGALDWPLKGKVAVPFGRIANPKFPKTFLRSSGWTLDAPTGSPVRAVFSGEVVYAQWLKGYGNLVVVDHGDGVFTLYGRLATGTIGRGERVAIGDRVGILGESPEDEPSGLYFEIRDNRTSADPATWLR from the coding sequence ATGTCCGCTCTCTACCGGCTCGGGCGCCTCGGGTACCTGCGGCCGCTCGCGGCGGCGGACTCGGCGGGGTCGTTCCTGAACGGGCTCCGTCTCCTGACGCACCTCGCGCGGCGCGACGCGTCACTTCTCGCGCGCAACGAGGAGGCGGCTGCGACGCTCGCCGCGCGCGAGGAGGAGCTCGCCGTCAAGAAGCGCGAGCTGGCGGACCTCCTGACCGAGAGCCGGAAGAAAGAGGTTGCGTTCGCCGCGGCCCGCACGCGCAAGGCCGCGCTCCTCGCGCAGGTGCACGAGACGGCGCGCGTCGAGCAGAAGCAGGTTTCGACGCTGGAGGACAAGTCCGAGCGGCTCGCGGGCCTCCTCGACCTCCTCGAGGGCCGCGGCCGAGCGCTCGCGCCGGGCGCCGCCTCGGTGCGCAAGTACCGAGGCGCCCTGGACTGGCCCCTCAAGGGCAAGGTCGCGGTGCCGTTCGGGCGCATCGCGAACCCGAAGTTCCCGAAGACGTTCCTGCGCTCCTCCGGCTGGACGCTCGACGCGCCGACGGGCTCGCCGGTCCGCGCCGTCTTCTCGGGCGAGGTCGTCTACGCACAGTGGCTCAAGGGCTACGGGAACCTCGTCGTCGTGGACCACGGTGACGGCGTCTTCACGCTCTACGGGCGCCTCGCGACGGGGACGATCGGCCGCGGCGAGCGCGTCGCGATCGGCGACCGCGTCGGGATTCTCGGCGAGTCCCCGGAGGACGAGCCCTCGGGGCTCTACTTCGAGATCCGCGACAACCGGACCTCGGCCGACCCGGCGACCTGGCTGCGCTGA
- a CDS encoding tetratricopeptide repeat protein gives MRAVLAACAFLVLGAAPALRAQVLMAPGEGTETAFRKQVRGQWFGWLAAQEEGDTALARRKVDEILKHAQKIEIRRMTDLALSATLLGRRQLVAGKPTLAREAYAAAIRLDPDLPEPRWARLGLAFKAREAGEVVKGLAGALRATAADGESRRVNLARFVLLVLGTVAASALAALVILLVRHGGRLVHDLRETAGGFLHGRATSALVLGVLVLPLLLGLDVVWLSLFLFVLVFGYATLDQKIALSCALVVLVALFPALDRFAYEFAISSSPILRGAEALQEARYDQRVLDNLEAAKNIAPDDVDIRFLLGRLYQSLGQNDRATFEYTAGAQLAPRDTRCLVNRGNIRFVDGDLGSSQEDYQQALKRDPRSIAARYNLALLYAETFRTVEAAQTLQEARALDAHAVQRFQDTPTLVKVVSIGYTPEEARRKIEEMERVGRSRRLLGQYRTWDPLGGFRVPLVAAFLAAVAAAWAFDSFRKRGRGYASECQKCGRAFCRLCKPSAESALLCSQCIHVYLKKDGVAIETKLQKLDDVRRRKSFEERLRGILNAIFPGAAAFLDSRLPLASLAFGLFAFGLLAAFWGPRLVVLPRPTLSGGLLAVVFWCTVALAGWLIGAFTSPRKA, from the coding sequence GTGCGCGCGGTTCTGGCTGCCTGCGCTTTCCTCGTTCTGGGAGCCGCGCCGGCGCTGCGCGCCCAGGTCCTCATGGCTCCGGGCGAGGGCACGGAAACGGCCTTCCGCAAGCAGGTTCGCGGCCAGTGGTTCGGCTGGCTCGCGGCGCAGGAAGAGGGCGACACGGCGCTCGCGCGCCGCAAGGTGGACGAGATCCTCAAGCACGCGCAGAAGATCGAGATCCGGCGCATGACGGACCTCGCGCTCTCGGCGACTCTTCTCGGGCGGCGCCAGCTCGTGGCCGGAAAGCCGACGCTCGCGCGCGAAGCGTACGCGGCCGCGATCCGCCTCGACCCGGACCTCCCCGAGCCGCGCTGGGCGCGCCTCGGCCTCGCGTTCAAGGCCCGAGAGGCCGGCGAGGTCGTGAAGGGCCTCGCGGGCGCGCTGCGTGCGACGGCCGCCGACGGCGAGTCGCGCCGAGTGAACCTCGCGCGCTTCGTTCTCCTCGTGCTCGGGACGGTGGCCGCGTCGGCGCTCGCCGCGCTCGTGATCCTGCTCGTCCGCCACGGGGGCCGGCTCGTTCACGACCTGAGGGAGACGGCCGGCGGCTTCCTGCACGGCCGCGCGACCTCCGCCCTCGTCCTCGGGGTGCTCGTGCTGCCGCTGCTCCTCGGTCTCGACGTCGTCTGGCTCTCGCTCTTTCTCTTCGTCCTCGTGTTCGGGTACGCGACGCTCGACCAGAAGATCGCGCTCTCGTGCGCCCTCGTCGTCCTCGTCGCCCTCTTCCCGGCGCTGGACCGCTTCGCCTATGAATTTGCGATCTCCTCGTCGCCGATCCTCCGCGGTGCCGAGGCCCTTCAGGAGGCGCGTTACGACCAGCGCGTTCTCGACAATCTCGAGGCTGCCAAGAACATCGCGCCCGACGACGTGGACATCCGGTTCCTGCTCGGCCGCCTCTATCAGTCGCTCGGCCAGAACGACCGCGCGACCTTCGAGTACACCGCGGGCGCGCAGCTCGCGCCGCGCGACACCCGGTGTCTCGTGAACCGGGGGAACATCCGGTTCGTCGACGGGGACCTCGGCTCGTCGCAGGAGGACTACCAGCAGGCCTTGAAGCGCGACCCGCGTTCGATCGCGGCGCGCTACAACCTCGCCCTCCTCTACGCCGAGACGTTCCGCACCGTGGAGGCGGCCCAGACGCTGCAGGAGGCCCGTGCGCTCGACGCGCACGCCGTCCAGCGCTTCCAGGACACGCCGACGCTCGTGAAGGTCGTTTCCATCGGGTACACGCCCGAGGAGGCGCGCCGGAAGATCGAGGAGATGGAGCGCGTGGGGCGCAGCCGGCGCCTTCTCGGCCAATACCGCACCTGGGACCCGCTCGGCGGCTTCCGCGTCCCGCTCGTCGCCGCGTTCCTCGCCGCGGTCGCCGCGGCCTGGGCGTTCGACTCCTTCCGCAAGCGCGGCCGCGGCTACGCGTCGGAGTGCCAGAAGTGCGGCCGCGCCTTCTGCCGCCTCTGCAAGCCCTCGGCCGAGAGCGCGCTCCTGTGCTCGCAGTGCATCCACGTCTACCTGAAGAAGGACGGCGTGGCGATCGAGACGAAGCTCCAGAAGCTGGACGACGTGAGGCGCCGCAAGTCCTTCGAAGAGCGCCTCCGCGGCATCCTGAACGCGATCTTCCCGGGAGCCGCGGCGTTCCTCGACTCCCGACTCCCGCTCGCGTCCCTCGCGTTCGGCCTGTTCGCCTTCGGCCTGCTCGCGGCGTTCTGGGGCCCGCGCCTCGTCGTGCTTCCGCGCCCCACGCTCTCCGGCGGCCTGCTGGCGGTCGTGTTCTGGTGCACCGTCGCCCTCGCGGGATGGCTGATCGGTGCGTTCACGTCCCCGCGGAAGGCCTGA
- a CDS encoding EAL domain-containing protein, whose amino-acid sequence MSETPDPVTEPATRAIRSARAADDAIGDRHVLILIGMAAVGIACLGFAGVRLAVTLRTGALTPWWANAAGFLATAGLFFWYRRSPRTRSGITAHATAFVATFALLVPLAYGMVSSVWWLSLVGFAMVLLGRRMEALVWGAGIPLVVLLALAAEPYVRIAGAAGEPALEAALSRVVFVILLVALAAAFRGVAERRALALRASEETSRALAEAVRVSRQMLLLVLDNIPQLVFWKDRNSVYLGSNANFAAAAGVGSPDGIVGKTDYDLPWKATEAEKYRQDDREVMESRKPRLRFAETQLMADGKLAYVETNKIPLHDADGNVVGVLGTYEDVTERRAAEQRVEYLAYHDGLTGLPNRRLLEDRLFQAIASAQRYGRTVAVLFLDLDRFKAVNDRYGHEGGDALLKEIAVRLTGAVRSGDTVARLGGDEFVLLLVELQGREDVLAAIDRVMAAVREPVRIEGVPASVTASVGASVFPEDGADGDGLLRFADAAMYQAKESGRDRHLFFDSGIARTMTAHHRERDRIAAALANREFSLAYQPTVNMRTGAVIGAEALIRWNPPGLATRLPGEFLPAIERTDLIVDVGTWVLEEALARVEDWKKRGLDLNVGVNVASRQIQHPDFFETVRAALERHPLVAPRQLEIEILETTALDDMGVVQGAMARCREIGVRFCLDDFGTGYSSLSYFRRLPLDVVKIDQSFVRDMLDDREDLGIVEGVLSMAAIFGRDVVAEGVTSPGHPLMLLRLGCELAQGYLIARPMSGDAFTDWLAAWTPDASWTSATEHPWPLDDFPLVTGAQEHAAWVDRALRRTDGTGARLPLEEMGSHDGCRLGRWFRGTGRRHHGHLPSFAEAARLHKEVHDAVARLGGFPATRMGAGAEALRSAVLDVRDRLVVELRVLQAEAHRPG is encoded by the coding sequence ATGAGCGAGACGCCGGACCCCGTGACGGAGCCCGCGACACGGGCGATACGGTCCGCGCGCGCGGCGGACGACGCGATCGGGGACCGCCACGTCCTGATCCTCATCGGGATGGCGGCCGTCGGCATCGCCTGCCTCGGCTTCGCCGGCGTAAGGCTCGCCGTGACGCTTCGGACCGGAGCGCTCACGCCGTGGTGGGCCAACGCGGCCGGGTTCCTCGCCACCGCGGGCCTCTTCTTCTGGTACCGGCGTTCCCCGCGGACGCGGAGCGGGATCACCGCGCACGCGACCGCCTTCGTCGCAACGTTCGCGCTCCTGGTGCCGCTTGCGTACGGCATGGTGTCGAGTGTCTGGTGGCTGTCCCTCGTCGGGTTCGCCATGGTGCTCCTCGGGCGGCGCATGGAAGCCCTCGTCTGGGGGGCCGGCATTCCGCTCGTCGTGCTCCTCGCGCTCGCCGCCGAGCCGTACGTCCGCATCGCGGGCGCCGCAGGCGAGCCGGCGCTCGAGGCCGCACTCTCGCGGGTCGTCTTCGTGATTCTCCTCGTCGCCCTCGCAGCCGCGTTCCGGGGCGTCGCCGAGCGCCGCGCCCTCGCCCTGCGCGCGAGCGAAGAGACGTCGCGCGCGCTCGCGGAGGCCGTCCGGGTGTCGCGGCAGATGCTCCTCCTCGTCCTCGACAACATCCCGCAGCTCGTCTTCTGGAAGGATCGGAACTCCGTCTACCTCGGCTCCAACGCGAACTTTGCCGCCGCGGCCGGCGTCGGCTCCCCGGACGGCATCGTCGGCAAGACCGACTACGACCTGCCGTGGAAAGCGACGGAGGCGGAAAAGTACCGGCAGGACGACCGGGAGGTCATGGAATCCCGCAAGCCCCGCCTGCGCTTCGCCGAGACGCAGCTCATGGCCGACGGAAAGCTCGCATACGTCGAGACGAACAAGATCCCGCTCCACGACGCCGACGGCAACGTCGTCGGAGTGCTCGGGACCTACGAGGACGTCACGGAACGCCGGGCCGCCGAGCAGCGCGTCGAGTACCTCGCGTACCACGACGGCCTGACCGGCCTTCCGAACCGGAGGCTCCTCGAGGACCGCCTCTTCCAGGCGATCGCGTCGGCGCAGCGCTACGGGCGCACCGTGGCCGTCCTGTTCCTCGACCTCGACCGCTTCAAGGCCGTCAACGACCGGTACGGGCACGAAGGCGGGGACGCGCTCCTCAAGGAGATCGCGGTGCGGCTGACCGGCGCCGTCCGCTCCGGCGACACCGTCGCGCGCCTCGGCGGCGACGAGTTCGTCCTTCTCCTCGTGGAGCTCCAGGGCCGCGAGGACGTCCTGGCCGCGATCGACCGGGTCATGGCGGCCGTGCGCGAGCCCGTCCGCATCGAGGGCGTCCCGGCCTCGGTGACGGCGAGCGTCGGGGCGTCCGTCTTTCCCGAAGACGGGGCGGACGGCGACGGGCTGCTGCGCTTCGCGGACGCCGCGATGTATCAGGCCAAGGAGAGCGGGCGTGACCGCCACCTCTTCTTCGACTCCGGCATCGCGCGCACGATGACCGCCCACCACCGCGAGCGCGACCGCATCGCGGCGGCCCTCGCGAACCGGGAGTTCAGCCTGGCCTACCAGCCGACCGTGAACATGCGGACGGGCGCCGTCATCGGCGCCGAGGCGCTCATCCGGTGGAACCCTCCCGGCCTCGCGACGCGGCTGCCCGGCGAATTCCTCCCGGCGATCGAGAGGACGGACCTCATCGTCGACGTCGGAACGTGGGTGCTCGAGGAAGCTCTCGCGCGCGTCGAGGACTGGAAGAAGCGCGGGCTCGACCTGAACGTCGGCGTGAACGTCGCCTCGCGCCAGATCCAGCACCCGGACTTCTTCGAGACCGTCCGCGCCGCCCTCGAGCGGCACCCGCTCGTCGCGCCCCGCCAGCTCGAGATCGAGATTCTGGAGACGACGGCGCTCGACGACATGGGCGTCGTGCAGGGGGCGATGGCGCGGTGCCGCGAGATCGGCGTGCGGTTCTGCCTCGACGACTTCGGGACGGGCTATTCCTCGCTCTCGTACTTCCGGCGCCTCCCGCTCGACGTCGTGAAGATCGACCAGAGCTTCGTGAGGGACATGCTCGACGACCGGGAGGACCTCGGAATTGTCGAGGGCGTCCTCAGCATGGCGGCGATCTTCGGCCGCGACGTCGTCGCCGAGGGCGTCACGAGCCCCGGCCACCCGCTCATGCTGCTGCGGCTCGGCTGCGAGCTCGCGCAGGGCTACCTCATCGCGCGGCCGATGTCGGGGGACGCCTTCACGGATTGGCTCGCGGCGTGGACGCCCGACGCCTCGTGGACCTCGGCGACGGAGCACCCCTGGCCGCTCGACGATTTTCCGCTCGTCACGGGCGCGCAGGAGCACGCGGCCTGGGTCGACCGCGCCCTCCGGAGGACCGACGGCACAGGCGCGCGGCTGCCCCTGGAGGAAATGGGATCGCACGACGGCTGCCGGCTGGGCCGGTGGTTCCGGGGGACCGGCCGCCGGCACCACGGGCATCTCCCCTCCTTCGCGGAGGCGGCCCGGCTCCACAAGGAAGTCCACGACGCGGTCGCGCGGCTCGGCGGCTTCCCGGCAACGCGGATGGGCGCCGGGGCCGAGGCCCTGCGTTCCGCCGTCCTCGACGTCCGGGATCGTCTCGTCGTGGAGCTGCGCGTCCTGCAGGCCGAGGCGCACCGGCCCGGCTGA
- a CDS encoding PDZ domain-containing protein has translation MSKSRVAGLVASASLLLALFVVLPGMGADEKAQEKNDALYRPLGLFTEVLGLVRSNYVEPVELKPLLSGAFSGMTEALDPFSEYVPPDKMAAFTAWEASKDRKDVVDTGLVLARRFGYPVVVAAVDGSPAAAAGIKSDDVVEKVDGQLTRNMPLWELDAKLSGKAGGRVRLEVVREGKPRHRTIDIVRASWSPATPSAQRVEGETVVRIPSFTPGAAAAIRKILEPLDRTHALVLDVRNNATGTFEEAARAAALFVAAGPLGELKGRRIETKTFRAEPGDRVHESRLVVLVDSGTAGPAELFASAVREATVRAPAPAPKLVRDEKAKKEDEDAVDADPGLDTVKGAENLPVRLVGETTVGMAFTAQVVRLSSGGSLKLSVGKVHTLAGKTLCPKGLQPDDRVFHGPPDEATGKGDLILKRGLKILGESVRLKAAA, from the coding sequence GTGAGCAAATCCCGCGTCGCCGGTCTCGTCGCCTCCGCGTCCCTCCTCCTCGCGCTCTTCGTGGTCCTCCCCGGCATGGGAGCGGACGAGAAGGCCCAGGAGAAGAACGACGCCCTCTACCGCCCGCTCGGCCTCTTCACGGAGGTCCTCGGGCTCGTGAGATCCAACTACGTCGAGCCCGTCGAGCTCAAGCCGCTCCTCTCGGGCGCTTTCTCGGGCATGACCGAAGCCCTCGACCCGTTCTCCGAGTACGTGCCGCCCGACAAGATGGCCGCGTTCACGGCCTGGGAGGCCTCGAAGGACAGGAAGGACGTCGTCGACACCGGTCTCGTCCTCGCCCGGCGCTTCGGCTACCCGGTCGTCGTCGCGGCCGTGGACGGCAGCCCCGCCGCGGCGGCGGGCATCAAGAGCGACGACGTGGTGGAAAAAGTGGACGGGCAGCTCACGCGGAACATGCCGCTCTGGGAGCTCGACGCGAAGCTTTCCGGCAAGGCCGGGGGCCGCGTGCGGCTCGAGGTCGTGCGCGAAGGCAAGCCGCGCCACCGGACGATCGACATCGTGCGCGCGAGCTGGTCCCCGGCGACGCCGTCGGCCCAGCGCGTGGAGGGCGAGACCGTCGTGAGGATCCCGTCCTTCACTCCGGGCGCAGCTGCGGCGATCCGGAAGATCCTCGAGCCGCTCGACCGCACGCACGCGCTCGTCCTCGACGTGCGCAACAACGCGACCGGCACCTTCGAAGAGGCCGCGCGCGCCGCGGCGCTGTTCGTGGCCGCGGGCCCGCTGGGCGAGCTCAAGGGCCGCAGGATCGAGACCAAGACGTTCCGCGCCGAGCCGGGCGACCGCGTCCACGAGAGCCGGCTGGTCGTCCTCGTGGACAGCGGCACCGCCGGGCCCGCCGAGCTCTTCGCGTCGGCGGTGCGCGAGGCCACCGTGCGCGCGCCGGCGCCCGCGCCGAAGCTCGTCCGCGATGAGAAGGCGAAGAAGGAAGACGAGGATGCCGTCGACGCGGACCCGGGGCTCGACACCGTGAAGGGCGCCGAGAACCTGCCCGTCCGCCTCGTCGGCGAGACGACGGTCGGCATGGCGTTCACGGCGCAGGTCGTGAGACTCTCGAGCGGCGGGTCGCTCAAGCTCTCCGTCGGGAAAGTCCACACGCTGGCCGGCAAGACGCTCTGCCCCAAGGGCCTCCAGCCTGACGACCGCGTCTTCCACGGGCCGCCCGACGAAGCCACCGGCAAGGGCGACCTGATTCTCAAACGCGGGCTCAAGATCCTCGGGGAGTCCGTCCGGCTCAAAGCGGCGGCGTGA
- a CDS encoding divergent polysaccharide deacetylase family protein — MTPRTGRAKKKSGGGFRTAALLVFAVALGAGVTWALRGCRAPERSAPAPARAPAAAAPAPAAPRKVPAVRMPADFESVDGRAGAGVVAVLLDDLGYDPHALDALAGWNAPLAVAVIPSAPHAARAVALAKEKGWDLLVHLPMEPEAGPSEAEAIGSRDADDVIRAKVLQALARTPGALGVNNHQGSKATADARVVRAVLAVVKEKGLFFLDSRTTGASVVGAEAAAMRVPFLARDVFLDDVAAETSAKGGAPEARDAAWARALQIAAKKGEAIVIGHPHKETLAFLEKRLASEKSSGARLVKVSELVP; from the coding sequence GTGACGCCCCGAACGGGCCGGGCGAAGAAGAAGTCCGGCGGCGGATTCCGCACGGCGGCCCTGCTCGTTTTCGCCGTCGCGCTCGGGGCGGGGGTGACGTGGGCCCTGCGCGGGTGCCGCGCGCCCGAGCGTTCCGCGCCCGCCCCCGCGAGGGCGCCCGCGGCCGCCGCGCCGGCGCCCGCTGCGCCCCGGAAGGTCCCTGCGGTCCGCATGCCGGCGGACTTCGAGTCCGTAGACGGTCGCGCCGGAGCCGGCGTCGTGGCGGTCCTCCTCGACGACCTCGGCTACGACCCGCACGCGCTCGATGCGCTCGCGGGCTGGAACGCGCCCCTTGCGGTCGCGGTGATCCCGAGCGCTCCCCACGCGGCGCGGGCCGTCGCGCTCGCGAAAGAGAAAGGCTGGGATCTTCTCGTTCACCTCCCGATGGAGCCCGAGGCGGGCCCGTCCGAGGCCGAGGCGATCGGCTCGCGCGACGCGGACGACGTGATCCGCGCAAAGGTGCTGCAGGCGCTCGCGAGGACGCCCGGAGCCCTCGGGGTCAACAACCACCAGGGCTCGAAGGCGACGGCCGACGCGCGCGTCGTGCGCGCAGTCCTCGCCGTCGTGAAGGAGAAGGGCCTCTTCTTCCTCGACTCGCGGACGACGGGAGCCTCGGTCGTGGGGGCGGAGGCGGCGGCGATGCGCGTGCCCTTCCTCGCCCGCGACGTGTTCCTCGACGACGTCGCGGCCGAGACGTCCGCGAAGGGCGGCGCGCCGGAGGCGCGGGATGCCGCGTGGGCCCGCGCCCTTCAGATCGCGGCGAAGAAGGGCGAGGCCATCGTCATCGGCCACCCGCACAAGGAGACGCTGGCTTTTCTGGAGAAGAGATTGGCTTCGGAGAAGAGCTCCGGGGCGAGGCTCGTCAAGGTCTCCGAGCTGGTTCCGTAG
- a CDS encoding DUF4388 domain-containing protein, producing MALEGTLRDFSLADILQLIALQHKTGLLSVRSPGDTVTLGFVDGQLVSAESSAQRLDTRLGTVLVKTRRLSPEALARALEMQAQTLQRLGFILLRNGFCSAQDLSDGLDIQIRRIVYGLFRWTDGDYVFEQTDHVDYDPESTAPISVERLLMEGARMLDEWPIVEKVVWSLDLVYQKVPVAQPVIPAEDEDEVEVVEDSTVARRARDRRPEPIRVSRAEWSVYELVDGQRTVAEINELAFLSEFDGCKAFFDLVSRGLVEEAMPRAVEAPDEPGLPVGVPAARAPRAPLDLNLIAGVGLALVFALAVRMQSKNPLNLVTLPPRRDAVVGGYEKSLSLLKLRRLAEGVDTYTLIAGRLPDGLDSLVASQIVPARDLEDPWGTKYRYIVQGEKFYLVGFDPEGHTDPDLLFSRTLVLRETKEQELAPHSTREITVVE from the coding sequence ATGGCGCTCGAAGGCACTCTCCGCGACTTCTCGCTGGCGGACATCCTCCAGCTCATCGCGCTGCAGCACAAGACGGGCCTCCTGAGCGTGCGGAGCCCCGGCGATACGGTCACGCTCGGGTTCGTCGACGGGCAGCTCGTCTCGGCCGAATCCTCCGCGCAGCGGCTCGACACGCGGCTCGGCACCGTCCTCGTCAAAACGCGCCGCCTCTCGCCCGAGGCGCTCGCCCGCGCCCTCGAGATGCAGGCCCAGACGCTCCAGCGCCTCGGTTTCATCCTTCTCCGCAACGGGTTCTGCTCCGCGCAGGACCTCAGCGACGGCCTCGACATCCAGATCCGGCGCATCGTCTACGGCCTCTTCCGCTGGACGGACGGGGACTACGTCTTCGAGCAGACGGACCACGTCGACTACGACCCCGAGTCCACGGCGCCGATCTCGGTCGAGCGCCTCCTCATGGAAGGCGCCCGGATGCTCGACGAGTGGCCCATCGTCGAGAAGGTCGTCTGGTCGCTCGATCTCGTGTATCAGAAGGTGCCGGTCGCTCAGCCCGTCATCCCCGCCGAGGACGAGGACGAGGTCGAGGTCGTCGAGGACTCGACCGTCGCGCGCCGGGCCCGCGACAGGCGTCCCGAGCCGATCCGCGTCTCGCGCGCGGAGTGGTCCGTTTACGAGCTCGTCGACGGCCAGCGGACGGTCGCGGAGATCAACGAGCTCGCCTTCCTCTCGGAGTTCGACGGCTGCAAGGCGTTCTTCGACCTCGTGAGCCGCGGCCTCGTGGAAGAAGCGATGCCGCGCGCCGTCGAGGCGCCCGACGAACCGGGGCTGCCCGTCGGCGTCCCGGCCGCCCGCGCACCGCGCGCTCCGCTGGACCTGAATCTCATCGCGGGGGTGGGGCTCGCCCTCGTCTTCGCGCTCGCCGTGAGGATGCAATCGAAGAACCCGCTGAACCTCGTGACGCTGCCGCCGCGGCGCGACGCCGTCGTCGGCGGCTACGAGAAGTCCCTCTCGCTTCTCAAGCTGCGGCGGCTCGCCGAAGGCGTCGACACGTACACGCTGATCGCCGGGCGGCTCCCGGACGGGCTGGATTCCCTGGTGGCCTCGCAGATCGTCCCGGCCCGCGACCTCGAGGACCCCTGGGGGACGAAATACCGCTACATCGTCCAGGGCGAGAAGTTCTATCTCGTCGGGTTCGATCCGGAGGGGCACACCGACCCGGACCTCCTTTTCTCCCGGACACTCGTCCTCAGGGAGACGAAGGAGCAGGAGCTCGCGCCCCACTCGACCCGCGAAATTACTGTCGTGGAGTGA
- the mazG gene encoding nucleoside triphosphate pyrophosphohydrolase has product MQKNLPVGDPGDAAAALVRLMERLRQECPWDRKQTFQTLSGYLLEECHEVLDALQREDFGELEGELGDLLFEIVFLAELGRERGAFDFASLARRIHDKMVARHPHVFGEASVHDAEGVRVQWEELKRKEREKEGRPPSPFDGVPRALPALLKAGRLTSRAADLGFDWERDADVLAKLDEEVAEFKAELESPPDSDPAVHKARVAGEIGDLLFTVVNVARRHGVDPEAALQGTNDKFRRRFEEVARRAGAAGKSVKDTPLAELDALWDQVKATEPARRP; this is encoded by the coding sequence ATGCAGAAAAATCTTCCAGTCGGAGACCCCGGCGACGCCGCGGCGGCCCTCGTCCGCCTCATGGAGAGGCTCCGGCAGGAGTGCCCCTGGGACCGGAAACAGACGTTCCAGACCCTGTCGGGATACCTCCTCGAGGAGTGCCACGAGGTCCTCGACGCGCTCCAACGTGAGGACTTCGGCGAGCTGGAGGGGGAGCTGGGCGACCTTCTCTTCGAGATCGTCTTTCTCGCCGAGCTCGGCCGGGAGCGGGGCGCCTTCGACTTCGCGTCGCTCGCCCGCCGCATCCACGACAAGATGGTCGCGCGCCACCCCCACGTCTTCGGCGAGGCGAGCGTCCACGACGCCGAGGGCGTGCGCGTCCAGTGGGAAGAGCTCAAGCGCAAGGAGCGCGAGAAGGAAGGGCGCCCGCCTTCCCCGTTCGACGGAGTCCCCCGTGCGCTGCCGGCCCTCCTCAAGGCCGGGCGCCTCACGTCGCGCGCCGCGGACCTCGGCTTCGACTGGGAGCGCGACGCCGACGTCCTCGCGAAGCTGGACGAGGAGGTCGCCGAGTTCAAGGCAGAGCTGGAGTCTCCGCCGGATTCCGACCCGGCCGTCCACAAAGCCCGCGTCGCCGGCGAGATCGGCGACCTCCTCTTCACGGTCGTCAACGTCGCCCGCCGGCACGGCGTCGACCCGGAGGCCGCCCTGCAGGGCACGAACGACAAGTTCCGGCGGCGGTTCGAGGAGGTGGCGCGGAGGGCCGGGGCGGCCGGGAAAAGCGTGAAGGACACCCCCCTCGCGGAACTGGACGCTCTGTGGGATCAGGTGAAGGCTACGGAACCAGCTCGGAGACCTTGA